TAAACTTATTAAATCCTTTTCCAAATTCCTATAGTCTTCTCTTTTCTGAGCTAATGCTTTTTTCACAGTATCTTCTTGATTACTGCATACATATATCTTATCTTTTACTATAACAATCTGCTCTGACAACTTATTTACTTCCTCATCTAAAGAAGCATTATCATCTATCATTTGTTTTTTTAGTTTCTCATTAAAAGCGATTTCACTTTCTAAATCATTTAAAAGCTTGGAATTTTTTTCAATTAAACTATTAAAAGAATCTAATTCTCTCTGCTTAGAATTTAAAAGCTCATTTAGCCTGACATTTTCCATATCCAAACTTCTAAGCTCGCTATCCTCGTCTGAAAACACTTTAGAAATACTATTCTTCTTATTAATTAAATCATTTGTAAGAAGCTTAAGACGATTTATAGTTTTTTCATATTCTTCAACTTCATTTTTTTCTCTATTATATGTAATTTTAGCATCCACTAATGACTTGCTAATTAAATCAGAATCGCTTATTGAGTTTTTTGATTTGCTTTCTAGATGCTCCATCTGGATTACGTGAGTTTTATGATTTTGAAGTAAGTCCATTTTTACATCTGATATATTTTTATATTCTTTTTCTTTATTACTTAATTCTAGTAATAAATCCTCATTTACTCCAATCAATTCCTTAATTTCAAGCTCTATATCACATCTTTTTAATTCTAAGCCTTTTAGCATTTCTTCTAATTCAGAAATTTGCTTTCTTCTAGTAAAAATGCTATTCGATGTGAAAATGCTTCCTCCTGTTATAGAGCCTCCTGCATTAAAAATATCTCCATCTTTGGTAACTATCCTAAATGAATTTTTATATTTTTTAGATATCTCAAGCGCCTTATCTATATCCTCAACTATCACTGTTCTTCCAAGCAAATAAGCTGCTATATCCTTGTATTCATCTTTGTATTTAATTGCATCTAGAGCAAGAATACCCTCATCAGAATACGATAATACCTTTCCTGATATTGAATCTATAGGAAGAAAAGTTACTCTTCCCAATTTTTTTTCTTTAAGAAACTCAATACATTTTTTCGCATCATTTGAAGTTTTAATTATGATATTTTGCATTTGACTTCCAAGCGCTGCTTCTAATGCTTTTTCATACCCTGGCTTAACTGTTATTAGATTAGCTACTGCTCCACAGATACCATTTAAATTCCTATTTAAGATTACTTCCTTTACTCCTTTAGATAAACCTTCGTTATCTGCTTCCATTTTTTTTAGTAGTCCAACTTTCGATGAACATTCTGATATATCTATGTTGTTTTTATTATTTTTAGACTTAAGAGCTTCTATTTTATTAGTATTTTCGGTAATTCTTAAAGATAATAATGATTTTTCTTCATCTAGCTTCTCAATTTGATTTACAGTTAGCTTAATTTTAGTTTCATTTTCAATTATACTTTTTTGAACTTCTTCAATCTGATTTAAAATATTTTGATGATCATTTTGCCATGAGCTCATCTTTTTTTCTAAATCATTAATATTCTCACTTAAGATTTCATTTCTAGATATTAATCTAGATTGTTCATTCATAAGCTCTAGAATTTTATTCCTATTATTCTCAATTTCTTCATCGTATTTTTTTAGCTCTATTTCTAGAGTTTCATACTTTTCACGTTTATTGCTATGACTATCCTCTAAAATCTTCTTTTGCTTGAGTAAATCTTCATGAGTTTTTTGAATACTATCTAGATTTACTTTATTAGAATTAATTTCAAAAATTATTTTTTCTTTCTGAGAATAGCTTTTCTCAAGATTTTCATCTAAGTTAATTATTTTTTGGCTATCTACATCCTTGTTTCTGACATACTCATTCATTTTTCTTTCCAGCTCAGTATTTTCATTAGAAAGAATTTGTTTATCTTGCTCTAATTCTTTGAGTTTGTTTTCTAATTCATTTAACTCAGTTTCCTCTGATACCAGCTGTTCGCTGAGTTTTGCATTATTTTCATCTGTTTCTAATATTAAGCTATTAATTTTTTCTACATCTGAATCCATAGAAAAATATGAGCTTAGCAATCTATTCACATCAGAAGCAAGAAGCTCTTCTTTTAATAATAGATATTTTTCAGCCTTAGTTTTTTGGATTTCTAAAGGCAGTATTTGTTTTTCAACCTCTTTATATACATCATGTATTCTCTCAAGATTTTCATTTGCTACATCTAGTTTTTTTTCACTTTCTTCTTTTTTATATCTAAATTTTGTGATTCCTGCAGCTTCTTCCAATATTTTTCTTCTTTGGTTAGAATTTCCATTTACTATTTCATCTATTTTGCCTTGGCTTATAATGGAATAGCCTTCTCTTCCAATTCCAGTGTCTAATAAAAGCTCTTTGATATCCTTAAGCCTACATTGCTTGTTGTTAAGAAAAAACTGACTTTCTCCAGATTTAAAAGCTTTTCGTTTTATGCTTATCTCACTATAGTCTATATCTATCATTTTATCCTGGTTATCAATAAGCAGTGAAACCTCGCAATAGTTCATTTCCTTTCTCTTCTCTGTACCAGAAAAAATAACATCTTCTAATTTATCGCCTCTAAGGCTTTTCATGCTTTGCTCGCCAAGTACCCACCTTATAGCATCTAATATGTTACTTTTTCCACTCCCATTTGGTCCAACTACAGAGATTAACCCATGAGGAAATAAAATTTCTGTTTTGTCTGGAAATGATTTAAATCCTTTTATTTCCATTTTTTTCAAGTACATTCTTTATCACCTACTTTAAAAATAGATTAGAAAAAGCCTACTGTATATATCATTTATACTTAACTTTGAATTTCCAAAAATAAGCTCATAAATGTTAAGCTTGTTATTTTCCTTTACCCTGACCCTTATATTCAGCTTATTATATATATAGCTAATATTTTCTTTTTTATTGCCTACTAATTGAGAAACAAGAGATTTATTCACTTGTACAATAATGCTTTCCTGAATTTTATGCTCAATTAAAAAAGCTTCCAAGTAGTCCCTGTATAATCTTGAAAAAACAAGCTCTCCAAAAGCAGGATGAAAAGGTCCAGCAATCACCGACTCATTTTCATTTATTTCCTGAGTTGCCTGAAGTCCTATACGTATTACTTTTATTTTATTTTGGACAAATAGAAGATATATTTTCTTTACGATTTCAATTGAATCCTCTACGCTAATTGGTGAGTATACACCTTGGAGCATCTGTTCTTCAAGTTTAGTATCCTTAATCACCAATACAGGATAAATCCTAACATAATCTGGCTTAATTTTAACAAATTCACGTGCAGTATAAATAGCCTTCTCCTGAGAATCATTAGGAAGGCCTACCATCATCTGTAGTCCTAAAGTAAAACCATATTGTTGTATTTGAGAAGAAGAACTGTAAACACATAAGCAGTCATGTCCTCTTTCACTGGAAATAAGAACCTGTTCATCTAGAGATTGTACACCAAGCTCAATTATGGTAACATTATACATTTTTAAAAAATCAAGTTTCTCTTTAGAAATAGCATCAGGTCTTGTGGATATCCTTATATCACGGATTCTAGCATCGATACCTTTATAATAATTTGCTATTTCTAAACATTTTCTTTGAAGTTCAGTATTTATTGCTGTAAAACTTCCTCCAAAAAAAGCTATTTCAATTAGGGTATCTGGTTTTATAGTTTTTAATGAGTCTTCAATATCCGACTTTATCTCTTCAAAATCTATTGATCCACCTTTTCCTGTTATTCTTTTTTGATTACAAAAAACACAATCATTCGGACAGCCTTGATGTGGAATAAATATCGGTATAATTTTCTTTTTCATAATCAATTTTCTTTCTCCATGGCATCTTTTGCAGCTTCTTGCTCTGCTTCCTTCTTACTTTTTCCTATCCCTGTTCCTATGAGCTTTTCTCCTAAAAACACATTCATTTTAAAAGTTTTGTCGTGGTCTGGTCCTAGCTGATCTACTAACTTATAAGTTATATTTTCTTTATTATCCTTTTGAATTAGTTCCTGAAGCTGAGTCTTATAATCTCTCATAATCTTGCCTTGAATGGCTTGAGAAATTATATCTCCCATATGCTCAAGTACAAAGTCAGTAGCCTT
The sequence above is a segment of the Acetoanaerobium noterae genome. Coding sequences within it:
- a CDS encoding elongator complex protein 3, producing the protein MKKKIIPIFIPHQGCPNDCVFCNQKRITGKGGSIDFEEIKSDIEDSLKTIKPDTLIEIAFFGGSFTAINTELQRKCLEIANYYKGIDARIRDIRISTRPDAISKEKLDFLKMYNVTIIELGVQSLDEQVLISSERGHDCLCVYSSSSQIQQYGFTLGLQMMVGLPNDSQEKAIYTAREFVKIKPDYVRIYPVLVIKDTKLEEQMLQGVYSPISVEDSIEIVKKIYLLFVQNKIKVIRIGLQATQEINENESVIAGPFHPAFGELVFSRLYRDYLEAFLIEHKIQESIIVQVNKSLVSQLVGNKKENISYIYNKLNIRVRVKENNKLNIYELIFGNSKLSINDIYSRLFLIYF
- the smc gene encoding chromosome segregation protein SMC encodes the protein MYLKKMEIKGFKSFPDKTEILFPHGLISVVGPNGSGKSNILDAIRWVLGEQSMKSLRGDKLEDVIFSGTEKRKEMNYCEVSLLIDNQDKMIDIDYSEISIKRKAFKSGESQFFLNNKQCRLKDIKELLLDTGIGREGYSIISQGKIDEIVNGNSNQRRKILEEAAGITKFRYKKEESEKKLDVANENLERIHDVYKEVEKQILPLEIQKTKAEKYLLLKEELLASDVNRLLSSYFSMDSDVEKINSLILETDENNAKLSEQLVSEETELNELENKLKELEQDKQILSNENTELERKMNEYVRNKDVDSQKIINLDENLEKSYSQKEKIIFEINSNKVNLDSIQKTHEDLLKQKKILEDSHSNKREKYETLEIELKKYDEEIENNRNKILELMNEQSRLISRNEILSENINDLEKKMSSWQNDHQNILNQIEEVQKSIIENETKIKLTVNQIEKLDEEKSLLSLRITENTNKIEALKSKNNKNNIDISECSSKVGLLKKMEADNEGLSKGVKEVILNRNLNGICGAVANLITVKPGYEKALEAALGSQMQNIIIKTSNDAKKCIEFLKEKKLGRVTFLPIDSISGKVLSYSDEGILALDAIKYKDEYKDIAAYLLGRTVIVEDIDKALEISKKYKNSFRIVTKDGDIFNAGGSITGGSIFTSNSIFTRRKQISELEEMLKGLELKRCDIELEIKELIGVNEDLLLELSNKEKEYKNISDVKMDLLQNHKTHVIQMEHLESKSKNSISDSDLISKSLVDAKITYNREKNEVEEYEKTINRLKLLTNDLINKKNSISKVFSDEDSELRSLDMENVRLNELLNSKQRELDSFNSLIEKNSKLLNDLESEIAFNEKLKKQMIDDNASLDEEVNKLSEQIVIVKDKIYVCSNQEDTVKKALAQKREDYRNLEKDLISLQAKISKLDSDKAKIDFQKNSIIEKIRDDYSMELDDAIKLLDETIDTSKTKIDNLKKSIQDLGNINVDAIEQYNVIKERYDFYKEQKEDLEDSIKQINQIIISLEQNMVVEFEKSFCEINSKFDEVFKILFGGGSGKLILTDESNMLASDIDINVQPPGKKVKSISVLSGGEKALSAIAILFSILMRKPVPFCVLDEIDAPLDDANIIRFITLLNILSKQTQFITITHRRGTMEASEYIYGVTMQDKGVSKIISLKLEEAKEYIEN